In Synechococcales cyanobacterium T60_A2020_003, the DNA window CTCATCTGAATTCTGCTTGCTGCTTTCCTTTTTGGATCAATTGGATAAAGTCGAGCTCAGGACATCGCCTAAACACCTCTCGTGCTGTCAGACTCTTGATCATGGTGACTAGCTTTGTCACGCTGTAGGTTGGTACTGACTGCACCAGAAGGTGCACATGGTCTTTATCCACACCGATCTCAATGAACTTAATCTCATAGCGCTTCTCGATTTCTAGGCATACTTCTCGTAGGACTGCATCAACCTGTTCGTCAAATACAGCCCGTCGATACTTCGCTGGAAACACTAAGTGGTAGAGCAAAACGGTAACGTTATGGCTTTTATGGATGTACTCACTCATCCTGGCATTTTACGCCGCAGAGCGGCGGGGAATCGACCCGCAGGGATTGAACGTGGCTCCCTCGATCTGGTAAAACGTCTAGTCCAATACGGCGTTTCGTCGGATGAACGCAGTTCCACGGGCGAAACCGCCCTGATGGTCGCCGCAACTGAGGGTAAACTCGACATCGTGCAATGGCTACTCAGTCATTCCCCAGACATCAACGCCGAAAACCATGAAGGGGAAACCGCTTTACATCTCGCTGTTTTGCAAAATCACACCGCCATTGCCCTTGAACTCTTAGCCTACGGAGCTGATCCCAAACGAGTCACCCATGCTGGAGATACGCCGCTCCAACTTGCTAGCCTCAATGGTCATGTAGAAATTGTGGATGCCCTACTCAGAGCCGAGGGGTATTCCGAACCCAGTGACATTTTACAAGGGGCATTAACCATCGCCGCCCTGTATGGACATCCTGACATTGTGGCCAGTTTTCTAGACGCTGGGGTGAACCCCAATATCCTACTTCCCAATGGCAAAACGCTGCTGATGCAAATGGCTGAGTATGGGCATCTGCAAACCCTCAAGCTGCTACTTCAATCAGGTGCTAATCCGAATGAGCGGGATCCGTCAGGGGCAACGGCACTGATGTGGGCGGCCTATCGAGGTCAACTTGACGTGGTGAGATGTTTACTCCAGTTTGGCGCAATGCCTGATCTTAAAAATCAAGGGGGCTATACAGCGGCGATGTTGGCAGAGCTAAACCGTCACAGCGAGGTTGTTGTTTGCTTAGATCAAGCTGCGCTTCAGGAAAAATTGGAGTAAGGCTGCGTTGCGATCGCCTATGCCTCAATCTGTCGGCTCTTGTCCCAGGTGATCCGCAAGTATTAACGATCCTTACAAGTCCGGGCGTTGGCCTACCGTGATAATCTCATAATAGATAGGGCTTATAGATTCTATCGATAGCTGGGTCTCATCTCTCCTGGGCAGTCTTACTCATGGTGGAGTTGAGGGGTCGGTTAGGTATGGTCGTGCTGAGCATCGTAAAATGGTGATCACCGCATCCCATTTCGTGTGACCATTGATTGTAATGCCCTGGTTTTACACATTGATTCGTTGAATTAGCAGTTTGTAGGAGCGATCGCACGCATGGGTTTAATTAAGAAGCTACTTGGCGGTATATTTGGACTTCTGTCTGGTATTCTCAAAATCTTCGGTATTGGTAAGTCTGAGTTCTATGTAGAACTAGATGAGTCAAAGGCTGTTGGCACTACTCCTGCAACCCAACCTGCACCTGCCAAAGTTGAGGCTGCCCCACAGGCTCAAGCAAGTGCCGTTGCAGAACCTGCCGTTGTTACGGTGGAGCAACCTGTTAATCGGCTCGAACCCCAGCCTGTAACCGCAAGCGCACCCGCTGCGCCTAAGCCTGATCCGTCTAAGTCCTCAGATACATTTGCCCCTCAATTTCTGGTTCCCAAAGCGCAAGGTGGCCGCCGCCGTCCTGGCCCTAGCCTCAGTTCATTCATGGATCTAGCACGGGAAGTGAATCCCTCCCTTCGTGGGTAGGAATCGTCTAGAATCAAAATGTTCTTGTGCAGAGCACTCTCCTCATGGGAGGGTGCATTATTTTTTGAGTGCTTGAATTAGCCTCGAATCGATGAGCTGGCGATCGCGCCTCTCCTTGAACAAGAGCCGGAAAAGAGTTGTCTCCTATCTCCCTTTCTAGCCACTGATATCAAGTCTGCTGAAATGCTCACGAAAACCAACCCTGTTTTTGGCGCGGCGCAAGCGTCGCGCCAAAAACAGGGTTGGCTTTTTATCCCGACATGATATGAACTGCCATTACTTCGATTCAGACAAGATTAAAAAAAGGGCATAGCAAACGCCACACCCAAACTCAAGAGTCTTCAATAACAGTTGAGTCTATTTGCTGACTCAACTCGCAAGACGCTATTTCTTCTTAATATCCTTCGCCATATTCCGGAACATATCCATACTGCTATCTGCTTTGCGACGCTCACCCACAGGCGTGGCAGAGGAGACAGATTGAGAGGGTTCACGCGCCGTGTCATCAAAGAGAGGATTGGAAAGAGAGGAAGCTTGGGGCGCAGAGCCGCTACGCATATCGGTTGCAGAAATCTCAGCTTCGTAGACACCTTCTACTTTACCTTTGGGAAAGGTATGCTTAATTTTCTTCGGTGTCCGCATGTAGTCAATATTGCCTAGCGTTTTTGCGGAATCCGGATCCAAGAAATAGGCACCTCCATCCCGTGTAGGCTTCTGTGATTTTACGGCTTTGGTAACAGCGTCTCGCGTATCAACGGGTGACTTCTTTGATCCAAAAAGATTGCGGATAAATCCTGTCATTGCCTTTTCTGCCCATCTGAGTTCAATTTTTAACTCTATATTAACTGATGTAACAATCCTTTAAGCTATCGCTTCCGGGACTTTTCAGAGATCGGCTCACAGATCGGTCACGATTCGATCAAGCAACTGCTGAATGGCGATCGCATCTGGCGCATTGGGAGCCATCTCAAGATAGGCATGCAGATCCACCTGAGCTTCTGTCCACCGCTGCATTTGGTAGTAGAGTAAGCCGCGATCGCGGAGTTCCGATCCTGCCTTGGGAAAGAGAAATAAAATACGTTCGGTTGCCGCTAGCGCTTTGGGGATATCCTGACTATTCAAATAAATAAATTTCAAATTGGTCAGCATTCGCGCCAAAAAGTGAGGAGCGTCTACGGGGCGCAGAAACTCGTCCCGCCACTCAGCCGCACCTCCATACAGTTGCTTCAATTTGTCCTGACAATCTTCTACAAAGAGCACGTCTCCCGCATTAAACGCATCAACAAATATAGTCATGTCCCGCGCCGTGGGTTTAATGAGAAAATGACCCGGCAGGCCAACTCCAACCATTGGGAAATCAATGCGCTGTGCAACCTCTAAGTAGAGAAGAGCAAGGGTAATCGGTATTCCTAGGCGACGATCGATGACCTCGTTCAAAAAGCTGTTGCGTGGGTCGTAGTAGTTGGCTGCGTTTCCTTTGAACCCTAAGTCGCGGTACAGATAGTCATTCAGAGTTTTAATAATGCGGAGAGGATAAAGGTCCGACGGGAGGCGATCTTGGACTTCCGCAGCCATCGTATCCAGAGCATTTAGATAGGCATCCACGTCTAGCGCCGGGTATTCCTCTTGAGCAATGTAAAGGGCGGCACGCGCTAGGTTAATTTCGTTGGGTGACTGACGGGTTTCTTGATAAAAACGCTGACGAGCAATGGAGAAGTCCATGAAATAGTGTTCCAGTGTCCAGTAATCAACTTGCTTCCCGGAGGCGATCGAGTAACCACGATAGCCGAACCTTCGCAATTTCTAAGCTTTCCAACAGACGCGGATTAGGTTCATCGTCATCCAGTTCTCGATTAAAGTCTTGAGCCTTATTGCGCCCAACCTGCTGAATGGTACTCCGCAGGCGATCGCACAAGAGCACCGCCATGGCTCGATAGAAATTGGACGCAAACGAGACATCATGGGACAGCTTGGAGTTAAGCTGCGTTCGCGGAATCACCCATAACGTCGCCTCTTCCAAGGCTTTCACCGTAGCAGATGGCAGTCGTGAATCGATAAATGAGATCTCTCCAACCACTTCCCCCGTCGATAAGGTTGCAACCTTTTGGCCGTCCAAGGCGGACGAGAAAACTCCTAAAGTCCCGTTCAAGATAATGTATAGCGCATCACTAGGTTCGTCTTCTCGGATCAGTATTTCATCCGGCTGAAGTTTGCGTCGCCGGCCTGTTTTCATCAACCATTCAAAGTCCCGATCGCTCAACTCTGCGAGAATATATAGTGCTTTTTTCATGTCCTAATGTTCAATCCTTGCCTGTGCAGCACCCGCAGGCGATGCTTAAAACTGATGCAGGACTATTCTCATCCCCATCCTGAGTGAGTTGACACTGACACCCTGACGCGGTCAGAAAATTTTATATCTGTATGATAATTAGAGAGATCCCATGGCTTGCCCAGCGATCCATCCCGTTGTCCAGGCACTTTGGAAGTTAAACCCCCCCGTGACGCCGTCGATATCTAGGATTTCGCCTGCAAAGTAAAGCCCTGGGCAGATGCGGCTTTCCATCGTCTTGAAGTTCACCTCATTCAAGCAGATTCCACCACAGGTTACAAATTCGTCTTTAAACACACCCTTTCCTTTGACAGAATAGCGCCCTTGGGTGATTTCTGTTACCAGGCGCCGCAACTCTTTTTTGGATAGTTCTGCCATCCGGGTTAAGGGATCCACGGTAGTTCTCTCTAGCAAATAGACCCAAAGTCGGCGCGGTACCTGAATTGCGTCTATATTGGCGATCGCCCGTCGAGGATGGGAGGCTTTTAATGTCACCAGACGTTGATATAACGTTTCGGCTGTGTCGTGAGGACACCAATTGATCTGCAGCGTGGCTTGATAGTGGCTGTCATGGAGCGATCGCGCCCCCCACGCCGATAGCTTCAAAATCGCGGGGCCACTGAATCCCCAATGGGTAATTAAAACGGAGCCAGCTTGCTCAATTGGTGTTGAGGCTGATGTCCAAAGTTTGGTGCGAACGTCATCCACCGCAATTCCAGCAAGCTCTCGCAACTTGGGATCGGGTACCGTGAAGGTGAAGAGTGACGGAACGGGTGGCTCAAGGGTATGACCGAGGTGTTGGGCAATTCGATAGCCCAGGGGATGGCTTCCTGTTGCGAGTAAGAGGCGATCGCCCACGACACTCTCTCCCGACTTTAATACCACCTCAAACTGATAGCCACGGGGTTGAACGGCTTGCACCATGGCTCCCGTCCAAACTCTTACCCCAGCATCCCAAGCACTGGTCTGCAAACAGTCCACAATGGTCTCGGAGGTGTTAGTTACCGGAAACATGCGTCCATCCGCTTCCGTTTTGAGAGCTACCCCCCGATTGTCATACCATTCCACCGTATCGCTCGGCTGAAATCGACTAAATGCCCCTAATAATGCCTTGCTACCCCGCGGGTAGTGCTGCACCAGTTGCCTCGGCTCAAAGCACGCATGGGTGACATTGCACCGCCCACCGCCCGAAATTGCCACCTTCGTTAGGGGCACTCGTCCCGCTTCCAGAAGTGTGACCCGATGATGGGGATAGGTTTCTGCGGCGGCGATCGCCCCAAAAAATCCGGCTGCGCCACCGCCAATTACCACAAGATGCAGCTCTGCTGGCTTAGCATTGAAGGTAGACTCATCATTTAATGTAGTCATACGTGAAAGATCCTTGAAGACAACCTGCTAGAAAAGCAATTTTTCTGGGCATACTAATCTGGGCATCCTCAGGCAACAGTTCTGGGCATACTAGATAGCAGAAGTCTTCACGTATGTTGGAAACTTAGGCGTTGCATTCATCACCACAAAGGACTTTGTAAATATGGCGTCATTAGAAAAACTGCAACCTGCTAGTCAGCGCGATGTAAGTGTGTACATGCCGTATTACCAAGGTAACAAACGGAATGCGCTACCCTTAGCCATTAGCTTGTACCAGCAGGGCAGCATTGAGGGTACTCGCAAAATTGAAGGAGGTGAGGGCATTCCGTTCGTTGCGAGCTGGAGTGTATCTCCGTTACCCGCAGACCTCACCCGTTGTCGCATCCAGTTTGATGGCAGTGCAGAGCTTAGCTACGAAATTGTGATGGCCAACTTTGAGTTCATCAATTTTCTAATTGAGGTTCTATTTACCTTCAAACGGCTACGTACGATTGACTTCTCTCAACCTTTTTACCGAAAGCTTCTGCGCATGGACGATTAGAGTGTTTGCACAACGGCTGCTAATACAGCGAATCCTCCTGAGACGCTCGCAGATGATCGGTATTGGATAACTGCTCTAGGTTGGAGAGTTCTAGAGGCATGGCCTCTTCTTTAACGGCTGGCAGTTCATTAAGGTTAGGCAGCTCCACCAACTCCTCATCCCGCTCTTTAAGATCAAGCGGTATCGCTAGGGGTTCAGGACGTTCGATCCAGCAGCTTGCCACAGGTAGGGTCTTCTCCATATCATCCAGAGGCCGGGGAATCAGTCCAACGGCATGGAGTTCCCCGATACGCTCTGCTTCGCTCATGCCTGCTTCTAGGGCAACAGCGACATCCGCAACTCGCCCACGAACAATCGCAGTACACAGCCCATCACCAATGACTTCGTAGGCAGCGAGGTGTACATCCGCTGCCTTCA includes these proteins:
- a CDS encoding cyclic nucleotide-binding domain-containing protein; the encoded protein is MKKALYILAELSDRDFEWLMKTGRRRKLQPDEILIREDEPSDALYIILNGTLGVFSSALDGQKVATLSTGEVVGEISFIDSRLPSATVKALEEATLWVIPRTQLNSKLSHDVSFASNFYRAMAVLLCDRLRSTIQQVGRNKAQDFNRELDDDEPNPRLLESLEIAKVRLSWLLDRLREAS
- a CDS encoding tetratricopeptide repeat protein translates to MDFSIARQRFYQETRQSPNEINLARAALYIAQEEYPALDVDAYLNALDTMAAEVQDRLPSDLYPLRIIKTLNDYLYRDLGFKGNAANYYDPRNSFLNEVIDRRLGIPITLALLYLEVAQRIDFPMVGVGLPGHFLIKPTARDMTIFVDAFNAGDVLFVEDCQDKLKQLYGGAAEWRDEFLRPVDAPHFLARMLTNLKFIYLNSQDIPKALAATERILFLFPKAGSELRDRGLLYYQMQRWTEAQVDLHAYLEMAPNAPDAIAIQQLLDRIVTDL
- a CDS encoding ankyrin repeat domain-containing protein; the protein is MDVLTHPGILRRRAAGNRPAGIERGSLDLVKRLVQYGVSSDERSSTGETALMVAATEGKLDIVQWLLSHSPDINAENHEGETALHLAVLQNHTAIALELLAYGADPKRVTHAGDTPLQLASLNGHVEIVDALLRAEGYSEPSDILQGALTIAALYGHPDIVASFLDAGVNPNILLPNGKTLLMQMAEYGHLQTLKLLLQSGANPNERDPSGATALMWAAYRGQLDVVRCLLQFGAMPDLKNQGGYTAAMLAELNRHSEVVVCLDQAALQEKLE
- a CDS encoding NAD(P)/FAD-dependent oxidoreductase — its product is MTTLNDESTFNAKPAELHLVVIGGGAAGFFGAIAAAETYPHHRVTLLEAGRVPLTKVAISGGGRCNVTHACFEPRQLVQHYPRGSKALLGAFSRFQPSDTVEWYDNRGVALKTEADGRMFPVTNTSETIVDCLQTSAWDAGVRVWTGAMVQAVQPRGYQFEVVLKSGESVVGDRLLLATGSHPLGYRIAQHLGHTLEPPVPSLFTFTVPDPKLRELAGIAVDDVRTKLWTSASTPIEQAGSVLITHWGFSGPAILKLSAWGARSLHDSHYQATLQINWCPHDTAETLYQRLVTLKASHPRRAIANIDAIQVPRRLWVYLLERTTVDPLTRMAELSKKELRRLVTEITQGRYSVKGKGVFKDEFVTCGGICLNEVNFKTMESRICPGLYFAGEILDIDGVTGGFNFQSAWTTGWIAGQAMGSL